The Cyanobacteria bacterium QS_8_64_29 genomic sequence GCCATGGCGAGGTTACTGGCTGCCACCGCTTGCACGGGGGCATAGCCCAGCGCCACGGCAAGCGGCACGCTCACCACGCCACCGCCAACCCCCAACGCGCCCGACAGCACGCCGGCTAGCAGACCGCCCAGGCCCAGCAGCCACCACGCTTCCACCGCCATTGCTCGCTGCAGCGTCAGGGTGTGCTACGAGTGAGGCAAGACACCCTAACGCGCTCGTCGGCCATGCAGGAGCTCCTTCGCAACATCTCGCGCTTCCCCAAATTCCTGGTTGCCATCAGTTTTGGCATTTTCTTCGCCCTGTTCGATCGCTTGCGGCCGCTGCTGCGCAAGCCGGTGACGGCAACGGCGCTGATCGGTGCCTTGGCTAGCGCCCTGGCGTTTTTGTTTTTTACCTTGCGCGCCATGCTGGGCTACAGCGTCATCTAGACTGGGGACGGGAGTACGCCGGCCGTTAGGACCGAATTGCTATGGCTAGCAGCCGCCGTATGGCTCGCGTGGCCTCGCTCATCCAGCGCGAGGTGGGCCAGATGCTGTTCGATGGCATCAAAGACGATCGCGTGGGGGCCGGCATGGTGAGCGTGACGGACGTCGAGGTCTCGGGCGACCTGCAGCACGCCAAAATCTTTGTCAGCATCTACGGCACTGAGGAAGCCCGCAGCGAGACCATGGCCGGGCTGCGCTCGTCAACCGCCTTCGTGCGCCGCGAGCTGGGGCAGCGCATCCGCTTGCGGCGGACCCCGGCGGTGGTGTTTTACGAAGACCGCTCGCTGGAGCGCGGGACGCGGACGCTGGCGACAATCGAGCGGCTGCAACGGCAGCGGGAGGCCCAGCAGCCCGCCGAGGAGGCCGAGGCGGATCGCGACGGGACCGCTGGGTGAGCGCCGCCCTGCCCGATTGGGCCCAACTGCCGCTGGAGCAGCAGATCGCGCAGATGGTGGTCGTTCGGGCCTCGGGGCACCTGTTCGACCATCAGATTCGCTACCCGGGATGGGAGCCCGACGCTGCAACGCTGCGGCATTGGGTGCGTGATCGCAACGTCGGCGGCGTGCTCCTGCTGGGCGGGAGTGCCGCCGAGATCGCCCAGCGAACGCGGCAGTTGCAGGCTTGGGCGCGCGTGCCGCTGCTGCTGGCGGCCGACATTGAGGAAGGGGTGGGGCAGCGCTTTGGCGGTGCCACTCCGTTTCCGCCGCCCATGGCCGTTGGCGCCATTGCCGAGCGCGATCCCCAACAGGGCGAGGCCTACGCCTACCGCATGGGGGCTGTTACGGCGCAAGAGGCCGCCGCTTTGGGCCTCAACTGGGTGCTGGCGCCCGTCGCGGATGTCAACAACAACCCGGACAACCCGGTTATCAACGTGCGGGCCTTCGGCGAGAGCGCGTCCCAAGTCAGCCGCTTGGCCGGCGCGTTCGTGCGCGGTGCGCGCGCGCAGGGCGTGCTGACCGCCGCCAAGCATTTCC encodes the following:
- a CDS encoding DUF751 domain-containing protein — encoded protein: MQELLRNISRFPKFLVAISFGIFFALFDRLRPLLRKPVTATALIGALASALAFLFFTLRAMLGYSVI
- a CDS encoding 30S ribosome-binding factor RbfA encodes the protein MASSRRMARVASLIQREVGQMLFDGIKDDRVGAGMVSVTDVEVSGDLQHAKIFVSIYGTEEARSETMAGLRSSTAFVRRELGQRIRLRRTPAVVFYEDRSLERGTRTLATIERLQRQREAQQPAEEAEADRDGTAG